The following are encoded in a window of Perca fluviatilis chromosome 21, GENO_Pfluv_1.0, whole genome shotgun sequence genomic DNA:
- the mybpc2b gene encoding myosin binding protein Cb isoform X26 encodes MPEPVPADKQDGQDAPPTDGDSEADGDEPGNTELTGLFVEKPPENVVAVAGADVTLIARVDSTTLTRKPTMKWLKGKWMDLGSKAGKHMQFKETYDRNTKIYTYEMKIIKVVAGDAGGYRCEVTAKDKCDSSTFEISVEAAQQEEQQADILSAFKREGAGEDEGDLDFSALLKATKKKKKVKEEPQIDVWELLKSAHPSEYEKIAFEYGITDLRGMLKRLKKMKVVEPKHSEAFLKRLESCYSVEKGKKIVLRCEVVDPNTQVKWLKNGQEIKSSAKYIIESSGNVRTLTINRVSLADDAAYECVVGEDKCFTEVFVKEPPVTITKLMDDYHVVVGERVEFEVEVSEEGANVMWFFEDIELHKDKDSKYRFKKDGRKHTLIIQEATLDDIGMYHCWTNGGHTKGELEVEEKQLEVLQDIADLTVRATDQAMFKCEVSDDKVTGKWFKDGVEVLPSERIKMTHIGRFHRLIIDDVKPEDAGDYTFVPDGYALSLSAKLNFLEIKIDYVPRQDPPKIHLDTSGNMVSQNTIIVVAGNKLRLDVEITGEPAPTCVWSKGDQPITEAEGRVRVEARKDLSCFVIEGAEREDEGNYTICVTNPAGEDKAMLFVKIVDVPDPPENIRCTSVGEDCASIVWDAPKFDGGAPLKGYLMERKKKGSSRWTKLNFDVYESTTYEAKRMIEGVFYEMRVFAINSIGMSPPSITSKPFMPIAPTSEPIRLSVHDVTDSTCTLKWLAPEKIGAGGLDGYVIEYCKEGDTEWVLANQELCERQGFVVRGLPVGEKIDFRVAAVNIAGRSPPALLGQPVTIREIMEHPKIRLPRELRTKYIRKVGEKINLTIPFQGKPRPVATWYKDGQPLDPQMVSVRNSNVDSILFIRSAEREHSGTYELVLKIENMEDRASVVIRIVDKPGPPLNVKVTEVWGFNAALEWAPPKDDGNCDITGYTIQKADLKTKEWFTVYEHNRRPNCTASDLIMGNEYMFRVFSENICGLSEEARLSKNTAVIAKTDLEIKLNPYKEKDMSCVPKFTQPLIDRSAVAGYSTAISCAVRGFPKPKIVWMKNRMIIGQDPKFLMQNNQGVLTLNIRKPGTFDSGKYSCMAVNDLGQDEVECKLDIRIAADPEKK; translated from the exons ATGCCTGAACCAGTCCCTGCAG ATAAACAGGACGGGCAGG ATGCACCCCCCACAGATGGAG ATTCAGAAGCTGATGGGGATG AGCCAGGCAACACTGAGCTTACTGGGCTCTTCGTCGAGAAGCCACCAGAGAATGTAGTCGCTGTTGCAG GAGCGGATGTCACTCTCATAGCCAGGGTCGACTCCACCACCCTGACAAGAAAACCCACCATGAAATGGCTGAAGGGAAAGTGGATGGACCTTGGAAGCAAGGCTGGGAAGCATATGCAGTTCAAGGAAACTTATGACAGGAATACTAAG ATCTATACTTATGAAATGAAGATCATCAAAGTAGTCGCTGGAGACGCTGGAGGCTACAGGTGCGAGGTAACTGCAAAAGACAAGTGTGACAGCTCCACCTTTGAGATCTCTGTTGAGG CTGCACAGCAGGAGGAGCAGCAAGCAGATATTTTGTCTGCCTTCAAAAGAGA GGGTGCTGGCGAGGACGAGGGAGATCTGGATTTCAGCGCTTTGCTGAAAGCCACTAAGAA GAAGAAGAAAGTAAAAGAGGAACCACAGATCGATGTGTGGGAATTGCTTAAGAGTGCCCATCCAAGCGAGTATGAGAAAATCGCCTTTGAGTATGGCATCACTGACCTGAGGGGCATGCTAAAACGTCTGAAAAAGATGAAGGTCGTCGAGCCCAAGCATAGCGAGG CTTTCCTGAAGAGGCTTGAGTCTTGCTACTCGGTGGAAAAGGGCAAGAAGATTGTCCTGAGATGTGAGGTGGTCGATCCCAACACCCAGGTCAAATGGTTGAAGAATGGCCAGGAGATCAAATCCTCAGCCAA gTACATCATAGAGTCAAGTGGGAATGTCAGAACCCTTACGATCAATAGGGTGAGCCTGGCTGATGATGCTGCCTATGAGTGTGTGGTTGGCGAGGACAAGTGTTTCACAGAGGTGTTTGTCAAAG AGCCCCCTGTGACCATCACCAAGCTGATGGATGACTATCACGTTGTCGTTGGAGAGAGAGTGGAGTTTGAGGTTGAGGTGTCGGAAGAGGGCGCCAATGTCATGTG GTTCTTTGAGGATATCGAGCTTCACAAAGACAAAGATTCCAAGTATCGCTTCAAGAAGGATGGAAGGAAGCACACGCTTATCATCCAAGAGGCAACACTGGATGACATTGGAATGTACCATTGTTGGACAAATGGGGGTCATACCAAAGGAGAGCTGGAGGTGGAAG AAAAACAGCTGGAGGTGTTGCAGGACATTGCTGATCTGACAGTCAGGGCAACAGACCAGGCTATGTTCAAGTGTGAGGTGTCTGATGACAAGGTCACAGGAAAGTGGTTCAAAGACGGAGTGGAGGTCTTGCCAAGCGAACGCATTAAAATGACTCACATTGGAAG GTTTCATCGGCTGATTATTGATGATGTGAAGCCAGAGGATGCGGGAGACTACACATTTGTTCCTGATGGATACGCTCTGTCACTTTCTGCCAAACTCAACTTCTTGg AAATTAAGATCGACTATGTGCCCAGACAAG ATCCTCCAAAGATCCACCTGGACACCAGTGGAAACATGGTCTCCCAAAATACCATCATTGTGGTGGCAGGCAACAAGCTCCGTCTGGATGTGGAGATCACAGGAGAGCCAGCACCTACCTGTGTCTGGTCGAAAGGAGATCAA CCAATTACAGAGGCTGAAGGGCGCGTAAGGGTGGAGGCCAGGAAAGATCTGAGCTGCTTCGTCATAGAGGGGGCAGAGAGGGAGGATGAGGGCAACTACACCATCTGTGTTACCAACCCTGCCGGAGAGGACAAGGCTATGCTGTTTGTGAAGATTGTGG ATGTGCCTGACCCCCCTGAGAACATCAGATGCACATCTGTGGGAGAGGACTGCGCCAGCATCGTTTGGGACGCTCCCAAATTTGATGGCGGTGCACCACTTAAAG GTTATCTCatggagaggaagaagaaaggcTCCTCCAGATGGACAAAACTCAACTTTGATGTTTATGAATCGACTACATATGAGGCCAAGAGGATGATTGAAGGTGTTTTTTATGAGATGAGGGTGTTTGCTATCAACAGCATTGGCATGTCTCCACCAAGTATCACCTCCAAACCCTTCATGCCAATTG CCCCAACTAGTGAGCCAATACGTCTGTCAGTACATGATGTGACAGACAGCACATGCACCCTGAAGTGGCTCGCCCCAGAGAAGATTGGAGCTGGGGGCCTGGATGGCTATGTTATTGAATACTGCAAGGAAGGAG ACACTGAGTGGGTGTTGGCAAACCAGGAACTTTGTGAGAGGCAGGGATTTGTGGTGCGTGGCCTTCCAGTGGGGGAGAAAATCGACTTTAGGGTGGCGGCAGTAAACATCGCTGGACGCAGTCCTCCAGCTTTGCTGGGACAACCCGTCACCATCCGTGAGATCATGG AGCATCCTAAGATCCGCCTCCCTCGCGAGCTGAGAACAAAGTATATCAGGAAAGTAGGAGAAAAGATCAACCTGACTATCCCCTTCCAG GGTAAGCCTCGCCCTGTTGCGACCTGGTACAAGGATGGTCAACCCCTTGACCCACAGATGGTCAGCGTCCGTAACTCAAACGTGGACTCCATCCTTTTCATCcgcagtgcagagagagagcactCTGGAACATATGAGCTGGTGCTAAAGATTGAGAACATGGAGGACAGAGCATCCGTCGTCATCAGGATTGTTG ATAAACCTGGCCCTCCTCTGAACGTGAAGGTGACAGAGGTCTGGGGCTTCAATGCAGCACTGGAGTGGGCCCCCCCCAAGGACGATGgcaactgtgacatcactggaTATACCATCCAGAAGGCAGACTTGAAGACTAAg GAATGGTTCACTGTTTATGAACACAACAGACGGCCAAACTGCACAGCTTCAGATCTGATCATGGGCAATGAATACATGTTCCGCGTCTTCAGTGAAAACATCTGCGGCCTGAGCGAGGAGGCGCGTCTAAGCAAGAACACGGCTGTCATCGCCAAGACAG ACCTGGAGATCAAATTAAACCCCTACAAGGAGAAAGACATGTCCTGTGTGCCCAAGTTTACTCAGCCCCTGATTGACAGATCTGCAGTGGCCGGTTACAGCACCGCCATCAGCTGTGCCGTCAGAGGCTTCCCCAAG CCTAAGATCGTTTGGATGAAGAACAGGATGATCATCGGTCAGGATCCCAAGTTCTTGATGCAGAACAACCAGGGAGTGCTGACCCTCAATATTCGCAAGCCAGGCACCTTTGACTCAGGCAAATACTCCTGCATGGCTGTCAATGATCTGGGCCAAGACGAAGTGGAGTGCAAGCTGGACATCCGAA TTGCTGCAGACCCGGAGAAGAAGTGA
- the mybpc2b gene encoding myosin binding protein Cb isoform X24, translating into MPEPVPADKQDGQDAPPTDGARANPEEEEPGNTELTGLFVEKPPENVVAVAGADVTLIARVDSTTLTRKPTMKWLKGKWMDLGSKAGKHMQFKETYDRNTKIYTYEMKIIKVVAGDAGGYRCEVTAKDKCDSSTFEISVEAAQQEEQQADILSAFKREGAGEDEGDLDFSALLKATKKKKKVKEEPQIDVWELLKSAHPSEYEKIAFEYGITDLRGMLKRLKKMKVVEPKHSEAFLKRLESCYSVEKGKKIVLRCEVVDPNTQVKWLKNGQEIKSSAKYIIESSGNVRTLTINRVSLADDAAYECVVGEDKCFTEVFVKEPPVTITKLMDDYHVVVGERVEFEVEVSEEGANVMWFFEDIELHKDKDSKYRFKKDGRKHTLIIQEATLDDIGMYHCWTNGGHTKGELEVEEKQLEVLQDIADLTVRATDQAMFKCEVSDDKVTGKWFKDGVEVLPSERIKMTHIGRFHRLIIDDVKPEDAGDYTFVPDGYALSLSAKLNFLEIKIDYVPRQDPPKIHLDTSGNMVSQNTIIVVAGNKLRLDVEITGEPAPTCVWSKGDQPITEAEGRVRVEARKDLSCFVIEGAEREDEGNYTICVTNPAGEDKAMLFVKIVDVPDPPENIRCTSVGEDCASIVWDAPKFDGGAPLKGYLMERKKKGSSRWTKLNFDVYESTTYEAKRMIEGVFYEMRVFAINSIGMSPPSITSKPFMPIAPTSEPIRLSVHDVTDSTCTLKWLAPEKIGAGGLDGYVIEYCKEGDTEWVLANQELCERQGFVVRGLPVGEKIDFRVAAVNIAGRSPPALLGQPVTIREIMEHPKIRLPRELRTKYIRKVGEKINLTIPFQGKPRPVATWYKDGQPLDPQMVSVRNSNVDSILFIRSAEREHSGTYELVLKIENMEDRASVVIRIVDKPGPPLNVKVTEVWGFNAALEWAPPKDDGNCDITGYTIQKADLKTKEWFTVYEHNRRPNCTASDLIMGNEYMFRVFSENICGLSEEARLSKNTAVIAKTDLEIKLNPYKEKDMSCVPKFTQPLIDRSAVAGYSTAISCAVRGFPKPKIVWMKNRMIIGQDPKFLMQNNQGVLTLNIRKPGTFDSGKYSCMAVNDLGQDEVECKLDIRIAADPEKK; encoded by the exons ATGCCTGAACCAGTCCCTGCAG ATAAACAGGACGGGCAGG ATGCACCCCCCACAGATGGAG CTCGAGCAAACCCAGAAGAGGAGG AGCCAGGCAACACTGAGCTTACTGGGCTCTTCGTCGAGAAGCCACCAGAGAATGTAGTCGCTGTTGCAG GAGCGGATGTCACTCTCATAGCCAGGGTCGACTCCACCACCCTGACAAGAAAACCCACCATGAAATGGCTGAAGGGAAAGTGGATGGACCTTGGAAGCAAGGCTGGGAAGCATATGCAGTTCAAGGAAACTTATGACAGGAATACTAAG ATCTATACTTATGAAATGAAGATCATCAAAGTAGTCGCTGGAGACGCTGGAGGCTACAGGTGCGAGGTAACTGCAAAAGACAAGTGTGACAGCTCCACCTTTGAGATCTCTGTTGAGG CTGCACAGCAGGAGGAGCAGCAAGCAGATATTTTGTCTGCCTTCAAAAGAGA GGGTGCTGGCGAGGACGAGGGAGATCTGGATTTCAGCGCTTTGCTGAAAGCCACTAAGAA GAAGAAGAAAGTAAAAGAGGAACCACAGATCGATGTGTGGGAATTGCTTAAGAGTGCCCATCCAAGCGAGTATGAGAAAATCGCCTTTGAGTATGGCATCACTGACCTGAGGGGCATGCTAAAACGTCTGAAAAAGATGAAGGTCGTCGAGCCCAAGCATAGCGAGG CTTTCCTGAAGAGGCTTGAGTCTTGCTACTCGGTGGAAAAGGGCAAGAAGATTGTCCTGAGATGTGAGGTGGTCGATCCCAACACCCAGGTCAAATGGTTGAAGAATGGCCAGGAGATCAAATCCTCAGCCAA gTACATCATAGAGTCAAGTGGGAATGTCAGAACCCTTACGATCAATAGGGTGAGCCTGGCTGATGATGCTGCCTATGAGTGTGTGGTTGGCGAGGACAAGTGTTTCACAGAGGTGTTTGTCAAAG AGCCCCCTGTGACCATCACCAAGCTGATGGATGACTATCACGTTGTCGTTGGAGAGAGAGTGGAGTTTGAGGTTGAGGTGTCGGAAGAGGGCGCCAATGTCATGTG GTTCTTTGAGGATATCGAGCTTCACAAAGACAAAGATTCCAAGTATCGCTTCAAGAAGGATGGAAGGAAGCACACGCTTATCATCCAAGAGGCAACACTGGATGACATTGGAATGTACCATTGTTGGACAAATGGGGGTCATACCAAAGGAGAGCTGGAGGTGGAAG AAAAACAGCTGGAGGTGTTGCAGGACATTGCTGATCTGACAGTCAGGGCAACAGACCAGGCTATGTTCAAGTGTGAGGTGTCTGATGACAAGGTCACAGGAAAGTGGTTCAAAGACGGAGTGGAGGTCTTGCCAAGCGAACGCATTAAAATGACTCACATTGGAAG GTTTCATCGGCTGATTATTGATGATGTGAAGCCAGAGGATGCGGGAGACTACACATTTGTTCCTGATGGATACGCTCTGTCACTTTCTGCCAAACTCAACTTCTTGg AAATTAAGATCGACTATGTGCCCAGACAAG ATCCTCCAAAGATCCACCTGGACACCAGTGGAAACATGGTCTCCCAAAATACCATCATTGTGGTGGCAGGCAACAAGCTCCGTCTGGATGTGGAGATCACAGGAGAGCCAGCACCTACCTGTGTCTGGTCGAAAGGAGATCAA CCAATTACAGAGGCTGAAGGGCGCGTAAGGGTGGAGGCCAGGAAAGATCTGAGCTGCTTCGTCATAGAGGGGGCAGAGAGGGAGGATGAGGGCAACTACACCATCTGTGTTACCAACCCTGCCGGAGAGGACAAGGCTATGCTGTTTGTGAAGATTGTGG ATGTGCCTGACCCCCCTGAGAACATCAGATGCACATCTGTGGGAGAGGACTGCGCCAGCATCGTTTGGGACGCTCCCAAATTTGATGGCGGTGCACCACTTAAAG GTTATCTCatggagaggaagaagaaaggcTCCTCCAGATGGACAAAACTCAACTTTGATGTTTATGAATCGACTACATATGAGGCCAAGAGGATGATTGAAGGTGTTTTTTATGAGATGAGGGTGTTTGCTATCAACAGCATTGGCATGTCTCCACCAAGTATCACCTCCAAACCCTTCATGCCAATTG CCCCAACTAGTGAGCCAATACGTCTGTCAGTACATGATGTGACAGACAGCACATGCACCCTGAAGTGGCTCGCCCCAGAGAAGATTGGAGCTGGGGGCCTGGATGGCTATGTTATTGAATACTGCAAGGAAGGAG ACACTGAGTGGGTGTTGGCAAACCAGGAACTTTGTGAGAGGCAGGGATTTGTGGTGCGTGGCCTTCCAGTGGGGGAGAAAATCGACTTTAGGGTGGCGGCAGTAAACATCGCTGGACGCAGTCCTCCAGCTTTGCTGGGACAACCCGTCACCATCCGTGAGATCATGG AGCATCCTAAGATCCGCCTCCCTCGCGAGCTGAGAACAAAGTATATCAGGAAAGTAGGAGAAAAGATCAACCTGACTATCCCCTTCCAG GGTAAGCCTCGCCCTGTTGCGACCTGGTACAAGGATGGTCAACCCCTTGACCCACAGATGGTCAGCGTCCGTAACTCAAACGTGGACTCCATCCTTTTCATCcgcagtgcagagagagagcactCTGGAACATATGAGCTGGTGCTAAAGATTGAGAACATGGAGGACAGAGCATCCGTCGTCATCAGGATTGTTG ATAAACCTGGCCCTCCTCTGAACGTGAAGGTGACAGAGGTCTGGGGCTTCAATGCAGCACTGGAGTGGGCCCCCCCCAAGGACGATGgcaactgtgacatcactggaTATACCATCCAGAAGGCAGACTTGAAGACTAAg GAATGGTTCACTGTTTATGAACACAACAGACGGCCAAACTGCACAGCTTCAGATCTGATCATGGGCAATGAATACATGTTCCGCGTCTTCAGTGAAAACATCTGCGGCCTGAGCGAGGAGGCGCGTCTAAGCAAGAACACGGCTGTCATCGCCAAGACAG ACCTGGAGATCAAATTAAACCCCTACAAGGAGAAAGACATGTCCTGTGTGCCCAAGTTTACTCAGCCCCTGATTGACAGATCTGCAGTGGCCGGTTACAGCACCGCCATCAGCTGTGCCGTCAGAGGCTTCCCCAAG CCTAAGATCGTTTGGATGAAGAACAGGATGATCATCGGTCAGGATCCCAAGTTCTTGATGCAGAACAACCAGGGAGTGCTGACCCTCAATATTCGCAAGCCAGGCACCTTTGACTCAGGCAAATACTCCTGCATGGCTGTCAATGATCTGGGCCAAGACGAAGTGGAGTGCAAGCTGGACATCCGAA TTGCTGCAGACCCGGAGAAGAAGTGA
- the mybpc2b gene encoding myosin binding protein Cb isoform X28, whose amino-acid sequence MPEPVPADKQDGQEPGNTELTGLFVEKPPENVVAVAGADVTLIARVDSTTLTRKPTMKWLKGKWMDLGSKAGKHMQFKETYDRNTKIYTYEMKIIKVVAGDAGGYRCEVTAKDKCDSSTFEISVEAAQQEEQQADILSAFKREGAGEDEGDLDFSALLKATKKKKKVKEEPQIDVWELLKSAHPSEYEKIAFEYGITDLRGMLKRLKKMKVVEPKHSEAFLKRLESCYSVEKGKKIVLRCEVVDPNTQVKWLKNGQEIKSSAKYIIESSGNVRTLTINRVSLADDAAYECVVGEDKCFTEVFVKEPPVTITKLMDDYHVVVGERVEFEVEVSEEGANVMWFFEDIELHKDKDSKYRFKKDGRKHTLIIQEATLDDIGMYHCWTNGGHTKGELEVEEKQLEVLQDIADLTVRATDQAMFKCEVSDDKVTGKWFKDGVEVLPSERIKMTHIGRFHRLIIDDVKPEDAGDYTFVPDGYALSLSAKLNFLEIKIDYVPRQDPPKIHLDTSGNMVSQNTIIVVAGNKLRLDVEITGEPAPTCVWSKGDQPITEAEGRVRVEARKDLSCFVIEGAEREDEGNYTICVTNPAGEDKAMLFVKIVDVPDPPENIRCTSVGEDCASIVWDAPKFDGGAPLKGYLMERKKKGSSRWTKLNFDVYESTTYEAKRMIEGVFYEMRVFAINSIGMSPPSITSKPFMPIAPTSEPIRLSVHDVTDSTCTLKWLAPEKIGAGGLDGYVIEYCKEGDTEWVLANQELCERQGFVVRGLPVGEKIDFRVAAVNIAGRSPPALLGQPVTIREIMEHPKIRLPRELRTKYIRKVGEKINLTIPFQGKPRPVATWYKDGQPLDPQMVSVRNSNVDSILFIRSAEREHSGTYELVLKIENMEDRASVVIRIVDKPGPPLNVKVTEVWGFNAALEWAPPKDDGNCDITGYTIQKADLKTKEWFTVYEHNRRPNCTASDLIMGNEYMFRVFSENICGLSEEARLSKNTAVIAKTDLEIKLNPYKEKDMSCVPKFTQPLIDRSAVAGYSTAISCAVRGFPKPKIVWMKNRMIIGQDPKFLMQNNQGVLTLNIRKPGTFDSGKYSCMAVNDLGQDEVECKLDIRIAADPEKK is encoded by the exons ATGCCTGAACCAGTCCCTGCAG ATAAACAGGACGGGCAGG AGCCAGGCAACACTGAGCTTACTGGGCTCTTCGTCGAGAAGCCACCAGAGAATGTAGTCGCTGTTGCAG GAGCGGATGTCACTCTCATAGCCAGGGTCGACTCCACCACCCTGACAAGAAAACCCACCATGAAATGGCTGAAGGGAAAGTGGATGGACCTTGGAAGCAAGGCTGGGAAGCATATGCAGTTCAAGGAAACTTATGACAGGAATACTAAG ATCTATACTTATGAAATGAAGATCATCAAAGTAGTCGCTGGAGACGCTGGAGGCTACAGGTGCGAGGTAACTGCAAAAGACAAGTGTGACAGCTCCACCTTTGAGATCTCTGTTGAGG CTGCACAGCAGGAGGAGCAGCAAGCAGATATTTTGTCTGCCTTCAAAAGAGA GGGTGCTGGCGAGGACGAGGGAGATCTGGATTTCAGCGCTTTGCTGAAAGCCACTAAGAA GAAGAAGAAAGTAAAAGAGGAACCACAGATCGATGTGTGGGAATTGCTTAAGAGTGCCCATCCAAGCGAGTATGAGAAAATCGCCTTTGAGTATGGCATCACTGACCTGAGGGGCATGCTAAAACGTCTGAAAAAGATGAAGGTCGTCGAGCCCAAGCATAGCGAGG CTTTCCTGAAGAGGCTTGAGTCTTGCTACTCGGTGGAAAAGGGCAAGAAGATTGTCCTGAGATGTGAGGTGGTCGATCCCAACACCCAGGTCAAATGGTTGAAGAATGGCCAGGAGATCAAATCCTCAGCCAA gTACATCATAGAGTCAAGTGGGAATGTCAGAACCCTTACGATCAATAGGGTGAGCCTGGCTGATGATGCTGCCTATGAGTGTGTGGTTGGCGAGGACAAGTGTTTCACAGAGGTGTTTGTCAAAG AGCCCCCTGTGACCATCACCAAGCTGATGGATGACTATCACGTTGTCGTTGGAGAGAGAGTGGAGTTTGAGGTTGAGGTGTCGGAAGAGGGCGCCAATGTCATGTG GTTCTTTGAGGATATCGAGCTTCACAAAGACAAAGATTCCAAGTATCGCTTCAAGAAGGATGGAAGGAAGCACACGCTTATCATCCAAGAGGCAACACTGGATGACATTGGAATGTACCATTGTTGGACAAATGGGGGTCATACCAAAGGAGAGCTGGAGGTGGAAG AAAAACAGCTGGAGGTGTTGCAGGACATTGCTGATCTGACAGTCAGGGCAACAGACCAGGCTATGTTCAAGTGTGAGGTGTCTGATGACAAGGTCACAGGAAAGTGGTTCAAAGACGGAGTGGAGGTCTTGCCAAGCGAACGCATTAAAATGACTCACATTGGAAG GTTTCATCGGCTGATTATTGATGATGTGAAGCCAGAGGATGCGGGAGACTACACATTTGTTCCTGATGGATACGCTCTGTCACTTTCTGCCAAACTCAACTTCTTGg AAATTAAGATCGACTATGTGCCCAGACAAG ATCCTCCAAAGATCCACCTGGACACCAGTGGAAACATGGTCTCCCAAAATACCATCATTGTGGTGGCAGGCAACAAGCTCCGTCTGGATGTGGAGATCACAGGAGAGCCAGCACCTACCTGTGTCTGGTCGAAAGGAGATCAA CCAATTACAGAGGCTGAAGGGCGCGTAAGGGTGGAGGCCAGGAAAGATCTGAGCTGCTTCGTCATAGAGGGGGCAGAGAGGGAGGATGAGGGCAACTACACCATCTGTGTTACCAACCCTGCCGGAGAGGACAAGGCTATGCTGTTTGTGAAGATTGTGG ATGTGCCTGACCCCCCTGAGAACATCAGATGCACATCTGTGGGAGAGGACTGCGCCAGCATCGTTTGGGACGCTCCCAAATTTGATGGCGGTGCACCACTTAAAG GTTATCTCatggagaggaagaagaaaggcTCCTCCAGATGGACAAAACTCAACTTTGATGTTTATGAATCGACTACATATGAGGCCAAGAGGATGATTGAAGGTGTTTTTTATGAGATGAGGGTGTTTGCTATCAACAGCATTGGCATGTCTCCACCAAGTATCACCTCCAAACCCTTCATGCCAATTG CCCCAACTAGTGAGCCAATACGTCTGTCAGTACATGATGTGACAGACAGCACATGCACCCTGAAGTGGCTCGCCCCAGAGAAGATTGGAGCTGGGGGCCTGGATGGCTATGTTATTGAATACTGCAAGGAAGGAG ACACTGAGTGGGTGTTGGCAAACCAGGAACTTTGTGAGAGGCAGGGATTTGTGGTGCGTGGCCTTCCAGTGGGGGAGAAAATCGACTTTAGGGTGGCGGCAGTAAACATCGCTGGACGCAGTCCTCCAGCTTTGCTGGGACAACCCGTCACCATCCGTGAGATCATGG AGCATCCTAAGATCCGCCTCCCTCGCGAGCTGAGAACAAAGTATATCAGGAAAGTAGGAGAAAAGATCAACCTGACTATCCCCTTCCAG GGTAAGCCTCGCCCTGTTGCGACCTGGTACAAGGATGGTCAACCCCTTGACCCACAGATGGTCAGCGTCCGTAACTCAAACGTGGACTCCATCCTTTTCATCcgcagtgcagagagagagcactCTGGAACATATGAGCTGGTGCTAAAGATTGAGAACATGGAGGACAGAGCATCCGTCGTCATCAGGATTGTTG ATAAACCTGGCCCTCCTCTGAACGTGAAGGTGACAGAGGTCTGGGGCTTCAATGCAGCACTGGAGTGGGCCCCCCCCAAGGACGATGgcaactgtgacatcactggaTATACCATCCAGAAGGCAGACTTGAAGACTAAg GAATGGTTCACTGTTTATGAACACAACAGACGGCCAAACTGCACAGCTTCAGATCTGATCATGGGCAATGAATACATGTTCCGCGTCTTCAGTGAAAACATCTGCGGCCTGAGCGAGGAGGCGCGTCTAAGCAAGAACACGGCTGTCATCGCCAAGACAG ACCTGGAGATCAAATTAAACCCCTACAAGGAGAAAGACATGTCCTGTGTGCCCAAGTTTACTCAGCCCCTGATTGACAGATCTGCAGTGGCCGGTTACAGCACCGCCATCAGCTGTGCCGTCAGAGGCTTCCCCAAG CCTAAGATCGTTTGGATGAAGAACAGGATGATCATCGGTCAGGATCCCAAGTTCTTGATGCAGAACAACCAGGGAGTGCTGACCCTCAATATTCGCAAGCCAGGCACCTTTGACTCAGGCAAATACTCCTGCATGGCTGTCAATGATCTGGGCCAAGACGAAGTGGAGTGCAAGCTGGACATCCGAA TTGCTGCAGACCCGGAGAAGAAGTGA